A single region of the Serinus canaria isolate serCan28SL12 chromosome 1, serCan2020, whole genome shotgun sequence genome encodes:
- the RAI2 gene encoding retinoic acid-induced protein 2 has product MLGEPKKPCDMEELYKDAPNLPMDVTNSPSAMANNKLENGVAQLITAEAWNINSADLMKKALSPLVTVPAPSILTPPAESQSGVALKVAATVLQPICLGDSPVVLPIHLQVAGSAAPQMPATNATTPYVMTTQGPVPLPVLLEQHVFQHLNSPLVLPPGAACPASPLHAGLFPGTATPVGQPQLLDPKPSGQAQEPVLPPVFQTPGFAAVLQDLFPSQGALGSAPCQPPPDYATLPPQAFSSPLSPLVPPATLLVPYPVIVPLPVPIPIPIPVPIPVPHGAEAKAAPDPPKPPLFTPHSCKGTQTPLEKEETKPFELLHPREFPQLSRHTVIKMGGENEALDLSMKGPPALRASEAVPPPPPPEDGALDLSLASCRKPGGPHGEAAGSGPATTAEVGAHPAPDKLPGPAAPFGPCKPPEAAGKAEGRAAGGGAAELLRQPQKWLVEQAGRAGCEPKAGNNIEIVSTSQTAKVIVSVKDAVPTIFCGKIKGLSGVSTKNFSFKRDLPQDSVLQCYDVKSPPEPRDSAEALRKPVKNRSVKLKKMNSPEIHILPIKKQRLAAFFPRK; this is encoded by the coding sequence ATGCTGGGGGAGCCCAAGAAGCCCTGCGACATGGAGGAGCTGTACAAGGATGCCCCCAACCTGCCTATGGATGTCACTAACTCACCCTCGGCGATGGCCAACAACAAGCTGGAAAATGGGGTGGCTCAGCTGATCACAGCAGAGGCTTGGAACATCAACTCGGCCGACCTGATGAAGAAAGCCCTTTCCCCGCTGGTGACAGTCCCTGCGCCCTCCATCCTGACGCCACCGGCCGAGTCGCAGAGCGGGGTGGCCCTGAAAGTGGCGGCCACCGTGCTGCAGCCCATCTGCCTGGGGGACAGCCCCGTGGTCCTGCCCATCCACCTGCAGGTCGCCGGCAGCGCAGCCCCACAGATGCCAGCCACTAATGCCACCACCCCCTACGTGATGACAACCCAGGGCCCCGTCCCGCTGCCCgtcctcctggagcagcacgTCTTCCAGCACCTGAACTCgcccctggtgctgcccccGGGCGCTGCCTGCCCCGCCAGCCCCCTGCACGCCGGCCTCTTCCCCGGCACCGCCACCCCCgttgggcagccccagctcctggaccCCAAGCCCTCCGGCCAGGCGCAGGAGCCCGTCCTGCCCCCGGTCTTTCAGACACCGGGATTCGCCGCCGTCCTTCAGGACCTGTTTCCCTCGCAGGGcgccctgggctcagccccctGTCAGCCGCCCCCCGACTACGCCACCCTCCCACCGCAGGCCTTCAGCTCGCCCCTGTCCCCGCTGGTGCCCCCTGCTACGCTGCTGGTGCCCTACCCCGTCATCGTGCCCCTGCCCGTCCCCATCCCtatccccatccctgtccccatccctgtgccccacGGCGCCGAGGCCAAGGCGGCCCCTGACCCACCCAAGCCTCCACTCTTCACCCCCCACTCCTGCAAGGGCACCCAGACAcccctggagaaggaggagacGAAGCCCTTCGAGCTCCTCCACCCACGGGAGTTTCCCCAGCTGAGCCGTCACACTGTCATCAAGATGGGCGGTGAGAACGAGGCGCTGGACCTCTCCATGAAAGGGCCGCCCGCGCTTCGAGCCAGCGAGGCGGTgccgcctccgccgccgcccGAGGACGGGGCTCTGGACCTGTCCCTCGCCTCCTGTCGCAAGCCGGGGGGGCCGCACGGGGAGGCGGCCGGCTCCGGCCCCGCCACCACCGCCGAGGTCGGTGCCCACCCCGCCCCGGACAAGCTCCCCGGGCCAGCCGCCCCCTTCGGCCCCTGCAAGCCCCCGGAGGCGGCGGGCAAGGCGGAGGGCAGggccgcgggcggcggcgcggccgaGCTGCTGCGGCAGCCGCAGAAGTGGCTGGTGGAACAGGCGGGCAGGGCGGGCTGCGAGCCCAAGGCCGGCAACAACATCGAGATCGTCAGCACCTCGCAGACAGCCAAAGTCATCGTCTCCGTCAAGGATGCCGTGCCCACCATCTTCTGCGGCAAGATCAAGGGCCTGTCGGGGGTTTCCACCAAAAACTTTTCCTTCAAAAGGGACCTGCCCCAGGACTCGGTGCTGCAGTGCTACGACGTGAAGAGCCCGCCCGAGCCCCGGGACAGCGCCGAGGCCCTCAGGAAACCCGTCAAAAACAGGAGCGTAAAGCTAAAGAAAATGAACTCGCCGGAGATACATATTCTTCCAATCAAGAAGCAACGGCTGGCTGCCTTTTTTCCAAGAAAGTAA